Proteins co-encoded in one Pseudorhizobium banfieldiae genomic window:
- a CDS encoding GNAT family N-acetyltransferase, producing the protein MTLEIKTFSGAEAAARFTDVARLRIAVFRDFPYLYDGDLAYEERYLATYARSQGSIFVLAIDDGTVVGASTGTPMTTETDEVKAPFLASGRDPADYFYFGESVLLPAYRGRGIGVTFFAEREAQARQLGLRYTTFCAVERPSDHPRRPRDYVPLDAFWHKRGYRHHPELRTSFTWRDLDDTSESPKPLSFWIKDLAA; encoded by the coding sequence ATGACACTCGAAATCAAAACCTTTTCCGGCGCCGAGGCTGCCGCCCGGTTTACCGATGTCGCGCGGTTGCGCATCGCCGTCTTCCGCGACTTCCCCTATCTCTATGATGGCGACCTCGCCTATGAGGAGCGCTACCTCGCCACCTACGCCCGCTCGCAAGGGTCGATCTTCGTCCTGGCGATCGACGACGGCACGGTCGTCGGTGCGTCGACCGGCACGCCGATGACGACCGAGACGGACGAGGTGAAGGCGCCCTTCCTCGCATCCGGACGCGACCCCGCGGACTATTTCTACTTCGGCGAAAGTGTTCTCCTGCCCGCCTATCGGGGCCGCGGCATCGGTGTCACCTTCTTCGCCGAGCGGGAAGCACAGGCGCGCCAGCTCGGCCTCCGCTACACGACCTTCTGTGCCGTCGAGCGTCCGTCAGACCACCCCCGCCGCCCGAGGGACTACGTGCCGCTCGACGCCTTCTGGCACAAGCGCGGCTACCGCCATCACCCCGAGCTCCGCACCTCCTTCACCTGGCGTGACCTCGACGACACGAGCGAAAGCCCGAAGCCGCTCTCCTTCTGGATCAAGGACCTTGCCGCATGA
- a CDS encoding ketosteroid isomerase-related protein, translated as MTATETVRAYYDAFNAKDMERFLALLTDDVVHDINEGERQVGKDAFAKFMDHMNRCYRERLTDMVVMASDDGRRAAAEFVVNGEYLATDEGLPEASGQTYRLPAGAFFELRDGKVARVTNYYNLNDWIAQVGA; from the coding sequence ATGACCGCCACCGAGACCGTCCGCGCCTATTACGATGCCTTCAACGCGAAGGATATGGAGCGCTTCCTGGCGCTGCTGACCGACGACGTGGTTCACGACATCAACGAGGGCGAACGGCAGGTGGGCAAGGACGCCTTCGCCAAGTTCATGGATCACATGAACCGCTGCTACCGCGAGCGGCTGACGGACATGGTGGTGATGGCGAGCGATGACGGCCGGCGCGCCGCTGCGGAATTCGTCGTCAACGGCGAGTATCTGGCAACCGACGAGGGCCTGCCGGAGGCGAGCGGCCAGACTTACCGGCTGCCGGCCGGCGCCTTCTTCGAGCTCCGCGACGGCAAGGTCGCGCGGGTTACCAACTACTACAACCTCAACGACTGGATTGCGCAGGTCGGGGCGTGA
- a CDS encoding CHASE domain-containing protein, with protein MLLLALGTAGVMERMRSQQNLHDLGMLAERIEGRIAAQTSLLSFLRSFLVANDYRVDVADIRHFLNLGQENDLTGGMQGIGIALFQPTEDTAAALDILRSSYGGDQRIWPETDQPYRFPIVLLEPPDDRNRAAYGYDMYSEPIRREAMERAWRTGKAAATAPVELVQEITQQKQAGFLIYLPVLSPDGQSIHSMVYAPYRIGDLMETALSVPTDLGVEARLVDAKTGTVMLEPEQRVAWQGRFPITVADREWVIHLAFRDPGSLFSRPSIITLLVGGLVAVLLQRLLQQREQRIAAEREVAREARLAAEQRGLLLDESKHRLKNSIARIAGIARLAAREATSKEEFLSALERQLQALAAAQDLLNPTHGGGVDLEALLKAELASVGGSTDAVTFDGPPLTLDSNQAQALGLVLHELLTNALKYGALGHAGGSLDVRWTTASGARLEWVERSDSIVDLEASGFGTRLIETLVKRQLGGTLSRTVEEGCYRLVIEWPLKQVGV; from the coding sequence GTGCTGCTCCTGGCGCTCGGGACCGCGGGCGTGATGGAGCGCATGCGGTCCCAGCAGAACCTCCACGACCTCGGAATGCTGGCCGAGCGGATCGAGGGGCGGATTGCGGCGCAGACCTCCCTCCTGTCCTTCCTGCGGTCATTCCTGGTGGCCAATGACTACAGGGTGGATGTTGCCGATATCCGCCATTTCCTCAATCTCGGTCAGGAGAACGATCTGACCGGCGGCATGCAGGGCATCGGCATCGCCCTCTTCCAGCCGACGGAGGACACGGCGGCTGCGCTGGACATCCTACGGTCTTCCTATGGGGGCGACCAGCGCATCTGGCCGGAGACGGACCAGCCCTACCGTTTTCCGATCGTACTCCTGGAACCACCCGACGACCGAAACCGTGCGGCCTATGGCTACGACATGTATTCGGAGCCGATCCGGCGTGAGGCGATGGAGCGGGCCTGGCGCACGGGCAAGGCAGCGGCGACTGCGCCGGTCGAGTTGGTGCAGGAGATCACCCAGCAGAAGCAGGCAGGCTTCCTCATCTACCTGCCGGTCCTTTCGCCGGACGGGCAGTCCATCCACAGCATGGTCTATGCTCCCTATCGGATCGGCGACCTCATGGAGACGGCGCTATCGGTGCCGACGGACCTTGGGGTCGAGGCCCGGCTCGTCGATGCCAAGACCGGAACGGTCATGCTGGAGCCGGAACAGCGCGTGGCCTGGCAAGGCAGATTCCCGATCACGGTCGCCGACCGGGAATGGGTCATCCACCTCGCCTTCCGAGATCCGGGCAGCCTTTTCTCTCGTCCTTCCATCATCACCCTGCTGGTGGGTGGGCTCGTCGCCGTCCTGCTTCAGCGCCTCCTGCAGCAGCGCGAGCAACGCATTGCGGCAGAACGCGAGGTGGCCCGCGAGGCGCGCCTAGCTGCAGAGCAGCGCGGTCTTCTCCTCGACGAGAGCAAGCATCGTCTCAAGAACTCGATTGCCCGAATAGCGGGGATAGCGAGGCTGGCTGCGCGCGAGGCGACGAGTAAGGAGGAGTTCCTGTCGGCACTGGAGCGACAACTCCAGGCGCTGGCCGCGGCGCAGGATCTTCTCAATCCCACGCACGGCGGCGGAGTCGACCTGGAGGCACTTCTGAAAGCCGAACTCGCCTCGGTGGGCGGAAGCACCGATGCGGTTACCTTCGACGGACCGCCGCTGACGCTCGACTCGAACCAGGCGCAGGCCTTGGGATTGGTGCTGCATGAACTTTTGACCAATGCCCTGAAATATGGCGCGCTCGGCCATGCCGGCGGGTCTCTCGACGTGCGCTGGACGACGGCCTCCGGCGCGAGACTGGAGTGGGTGGAGCGCAGCGACAGCATCGTCGATCTCGAAGCGAGCGGCTTCGGCACGCGGCTGATCGAGACGCTGGTGAAGCGTCAGCTGGGCGGAACCCTCTCCCGCACGGTCGAGGAGGGATGCTACAGGCTGGTCATCGAATGGCCGCTGAAGCAGGTTGGCGTTTAG
- the chrA gene encoding chromate efflux transporter, which yields MTQSTASPPSEPAAATVERGTPSEVFGAFLKLGLTSFGGPIAHLGYFRDELVVRRKWITEAGYADLVALCQFLPGPASSQVGFALGLLRGGPLGALAAWTAFTLPSAALLVVFAFAATALDGPVATGLLHGLKAVAVAVVAQAVWGMARSLTPDRPRAGIALAAVIIVVVAAGSAGQVAAILVGALAGLILCRQGPAVESSHLSFRVPRRVGMICLLVFFLLLFGLPILAVVLEAQGLSLADAFFRAGALVFGGGHVVLPLLQTEVVAPGWVTNDAFLAGYGAAQAVPGPLFTFAAYLGAVMGSVPNGIAGAAIALIAIFTPGLLLLVGVLPFWDRFRKRPFAQAAMRGANAAVVGILGSALYNPVWTSAILSPYDFALALAGFLLLVVWRAPPWIVVLVMALGGAGLALA from the coding sequence TTGACGCAATCCACCGCATCGCCCCCTTCCGAGCCAGCCGCCGCGACAGTTGAGCGTGGAACACCCTCGGAAGTGTTTGGAGCTTTCCTGAAGCTCGGGCTTACCTCCTTCGGCGGCCCCATTGCGCATCTCGGCTATTTTCGGGACGAGCTCGTGGTGCGCCGCAAGTGGATAACGGAAGCCGGATACGCCGATCTGGTGGCCCTCTGCCAGTTCCTCCCGGGTCCCGCATCCAGCCAGGTAGGGTTTGCACTCGGGCTTCTGCGTGGCGGGCCGCTTGGGGCATTGGCCGCCTGGACAGCCTTCACCCTTCCCTCGGCAGCACTGCTCGTAGTCTTCGCATTCGCCGCTACCGCCCTCGACGGTCCGGTCGCCACGGGCTTGCTGCATGGGCTCAAGGCGGTTGCCGTCGCGGTGGTGGCGCAGGCGGTCTGGGGCATGGCAAGGAGCCTCACACCGGACAGGCCGCGCGCAGGGATCGCGCTGGCGGCCGTCATCATCGTCGTGGTGGCTGCAGGTTCGGCAGGACAGGTCGCAGCAATCCTTGTCGGCGCGCTGGCTGGTCTCATCCTTTGCCGCCAGGGGCCAGCGGTGGAGTCCAGTCACCTTTCCTTCAGGGTGCCGCGCCGCGTCGGCATGATCTGTCTGCTGGTCTTCTTCCTCCTGCTGTTCGGGCTGCCGATCCTAGCCGTCGTGTTGGAGGCGCAGGGTCTGTCCCTTGCAGATGCCTTCTTCCGGGCCGGAGCACTGGTTTTCGGCGGCGGCCACGTGGTGTTGCCCCTGCTCCAGACCGAAGTCGTGGCTCCGGGCTGGGTGACGAATGACGCCTTCCTCGCCGGCTATGGCGCAGCCCAGGCGGTGCCCGGTCCGCTTTTCACCTTTGCCGCCTATCTCGGGGCCGTCATGGGGTCAGTGCCCAATGGCATAGCGGGCGCCGCGATCGCGCTGATTGCGATATTCACGCCAGGCCTTCTGCTGCTCGTCGGTGTCTTGCCCTTCTGGGACCGCTTCCGCAAAAGGCCATTTGCACAGGCAGCGATGCGGGGCGCCAATGCCGCCGTTGTCGGCATCCTCGGCTCCGCCCTCTACAACCCGGTCTGGACCAGTGCCATCCTCAGCCCTTACGACTTTGCGCTCGCGCTTGCCGGCTTCCTGCTGCTGGTGGTCTGGCGGGCGCCGCCCTGGATCGTGGTCCTGGTCATGGCCCTGGGCGGTGCCGGGCTTGCCCTGGCGTGA
- a CDS encoding ATP-binding protein codes for MADKIRSFPWARTPLGPIESWSPALKISVEAVVASKFPQCLFWGPDLIAIYNDEFLPILGAKEEALGQPLRVTWSETWEALRPIAEDALAGIAGYHEDFPLQTTRHGHTETAYFTFCYAPVRDENGTVLGMLDTAIETTDAVHGRRSLISERERYRQMFENAPGFMAMLSVPDFRIEYANPAYMRLVGDRDVIGRKVIDALPEAVSQGYLEILQEILQSGKAYAAAGKLFTFMPPAAAQAQDRYLDFVYQPIRSPGGEITNIFVSGSDVTERTLGEETLRRSEARLRFLDDLAKETGKGADADTILAVTTRMVGEYLRLSNCAYADMDDDEDGFTIRGDWAAEGSPSIVGHYSLAAFGRLAVSNLTRGLPLIVNDNLRELAPEEAKTFQDIGIAATICMPLLRGGKLTALMAIHDKVPHTWSAEELALIREVTERSWAHIQRVRAEAELRSTAEALAALNASLEARVEERTAALVQAEEALRHSQKMEAVGQLTGGLAHDFNNILAGIGGSLELMNTRLSQGRIADVDRYLHGAQSAVKRAAGLTQRLLAFSRRQTLDPKPVDLNRLVAGMQDLIARSVGPSVAVEAVAAGGLWTTFADVGQLENAFLNLCINARDAMPDGGKVTIETANRWMDERAARERGLAPGQYVSLCVSDTGTGMSSETIARAFDPFFTTKPTGQGTGLGLSMVYGFAGQSGGSARIYSEVGQGTMVCLYLPRYAAEAPDEEEFEREPEAPRASGSQTILVVDDEPLVRMVAVEILTELGYDVLEADDGPSAMKLLQSHRDICLLLTDVGLPNGMNGRQLADAARLGQPDLKVLFITGYAENAVLNHGHLERGMQVMTKPFSGEALARRVNDIIKGEQGG; via the coding sequence ATGGCTGACAAGATCAGGTCCTTCCCCTGGGCGCGGACCCCGCTCGGACCGATCGAGTCCTGGTCACCTGCCCTCAAGATTTCAGTCGAAGCAGTCGTTGCGTCGAAGTTTCCGCAGTGCCTGTTCTGGGGCCCGGATCTGATCGCGATCTACAATGACGAATTCCTGCCGATACTCGGTGCCAAGGAAGAGGCGCTGGGCCAGCCCCTTCGGGTGACATGGAGCGAAACCTGGGAGGCACTGAGGCCGATCGCGGAGGATGCGCTGGCGGGCATAGCCGGTTACCACGAAGACTTCCCGCTGCAGACCACACGCCATGGCCATACGGAAACGGCCTACTTCACCTTCTGCTACGCCCCGGTCCGTGACGAGAACGGCACCGTGCTCGGTATGCTGGACACGGCCATCGAGACGACGGATGCGGTCCACGGTCGAAGGAGCCTCATTTCCGAACGCGAGCGCTATCGACAGATGTTCGAGAATGCTCCGGGTTTCATGGCGATGCTGAGCGTACCGGATTTCCGCATCGAATATGCCAATCCCGCCTATATGCGGCTGGTCGGCGACCGCGACGTCATCGGCAGGAAAGTCATCGACGCGCTTCCCGAGGCGGTTTCGCAAGGATATCTCGAGATTCTGCAGGAGATCCTGCAGTCCGGAAAGGCTTATGCGGCCGCGGGAAAGCTCTTCACCTTCATGCCTCCTGCTGCAGCCCAGGCACAGGATCGATATCTGGATTTCGTCTACCAGCCCATCCGGAGCCCGGGAGGCGAAATCACCAACATCTTCGTGTCGGGCTCCGATGTCACCGAGAGAACACTGGGCGAAGAGACGCTGAGACGCTCAGAGGCACGGCTGCGATTCCTGGACGACCTGGCAAAGGAGACGGGCAAGGGCGCAGATGCCGACACCATTCTGGCGGTCACGACCAGAATGGTGGGCGAGTACCTGAGGCTGTCCAACTGCGCTTATGCGGACATGGACGACGATGAAGATGGATTTACCATACGCGGCGACTGGGCCGCCGAGGGCTCACCTTCCATCGTCGGTCATTACAGCCTCGCCGCCTTTGGAAGGCTTGCGGTTTCCAACCTGACCCGAGGCCTGCCTCTCATCGTCAACGACAATCTCCGAGAACTCGCGCCGGAAGAGGCCAAGACGTTTCAGGATATCGGTATTGCCGCCACGATCTGCATGCCCCTCCTGCGGGGCGGAAAACTCACCGCATTGATGGCGATCCACGACAAGGTGCCGCATACCTGGTCGGCCGAGGAGCTTGCGCTCATACGCGAGGTCACCGAACGGTCCTGGGCCCACATCCAGCGTGTGAGGGCGGAGGCGGAACTGCGGAGCACGGCCGAGGCGCTTGCTGCACTCAACGCGTCGCTTGAAGCCCGTGTGGAAGAACGGACCGCTGCTCTGGTCCAGGCTGAGGAAGCACTTCGCCATTCCCAGAAGATGGAAGCGGTTGGGCAACTCACCGGCGGTCTGGCCCATGACTTCAACAACATTCTCGCCGGGATCGGTGGCAGCTTAGAGCTGATGAACACACGTCTATCCCAGGGCAGGATCGCGGATGTGGACCGTTATCTGCACGGGGCGCAGTCTGCGGTGAAGCGGGCCGCGGGATTGACGCAGCGCCTCCTTGCCTTTTCCCGGCGCCAGACGCTTGATCCGAAGCCAGTAGACCTCAATCGGCTGGTGGCGGGGATGCAGGACCTGATCGCGCGGAGCGTCGGTCCGTCTGTCGCAGTCGAAGCCGTCGCGGCCGGAGGGCTCTGGACAACCTTTGCTGACGTCGGCCAGCTGGAGAATGCCTTCCTTAACCTCTGTATCAATGCGCGCGACGCGATGCCGGACGGTGGAAAGGTCACCATAGAAACCGCCAACCGATGGATGGATGAACGCGCCGCTCGCGAACGTGGGTTGGCGCCGGGGCAATATGTGTCATTGTGCGTGAGCGATACCGGGACAGGGATGTCTTCCGAAACGATCGCACGCGCTTTTGACCCCTTCTTCACCACGAAGCCGACCGGCCAGGGCACCGGACTTGGGCTCTCGATGGTATACGGGTTCGCGGGGCAGTCGGGCGGATCCGCGCGCATCTATTCCGAGGTCGGTCAGGGGACCATGGTGTGCCTTTACCTGCCGCGTTACGCCGCCGAAGCGCCTGATGAGGAGGAATTCGAGCGTGAGCCCGAAGCGCCACGAGCATCGGGCAGCCAGACTATCCTGGTGGTCGATGACGAGCCTCTTGTGCGTATGGTTGCGGTCGAGATCCTGACGGAACTGGGATACGACGTCCTGGAGGCCGACGACGGGCCATCGGCAATGAAACTGCTCCAGTCGCATCGGGATATCTGCCTGTTGCTGACCGATGTGGGCCTGCCCAACGGCATGAACGGTCGCCAGCTTGCTGATGCCGCCAGGCTGGGCCAGCCGGACCTGAAGGTTCTCTTCATAACGGGCTACGCTGAAAACGCCGTTCTGAACCACGGCCATCTGGAACGCGGCATGCAGGTCATGACCAAGCCGTTTTCCGGGGAAGCGCTCGCGAGGCGGGTGAACGACATCATCAAGGGCGAACAAGGCGGTTGA
- a CDS encoding VOC family protein — protein sequence MSALSFATGIHHVTLITRRVQDNVDFYVGFLGLHLVKRTGGFEDAEQLHLFYGNAEAEPGTLVTFLVWEDGAPGRVGNGQVSEIAFSVPQNTIGEWLTRAITHRVPVEGPLHEFGETVLRLKDPDGIIVKLVANGPPMPDMPADGLAVQRLRAVTLLTETPEETAAFLGRFGYRPGPASGTLQRMLSDTDAVDVRDASGYVLGVPGTGTADHVAFRAADLAAVERAEAELSRRNASPTTLHDRKYFTSLYVREPGGTLIEFATDGPGFAIDEEPGHLGETLFVPPHDLERAEDLKVLLPQFSLPGEPRMPRRNLPFVHRFFVPETPGDEALVLLHGSGGNEAALMPLAHRVAPQATLLGVRGRAAEEGFPRWFRRLPAGRFDQQDIRSEAEAFAAFVEGGMDGYRLDPEQLVFLGQSNGANFLAAVMALHPGLVRRAILLRPMLVLEEPPVVDLTGTDVLMVSGRLYIAAPSARQLVAWLRACGARLTSHVIDAGHPLTDQDPPLVREWLESQRQI from the coding sequence ATGTCTGCCTTGTCCTTCGCCACCGGAATCCATCATGTCACGCTGATTACCCGGCGGGTGCAGGACAATGTCGATTTCTATGTCGGCTTCCTGGGGCTCCACCTGGTGAAGCGCACCGGCGGCTTCGAGGATGCCGAGCAACTGCATCTGTTCTACGGCAATGCAGAGGCAGAGCCGGGCACGCTCGTCACCTTCCTCGTCTGGGAAGACGGCGCGCCGGGGCGGGTCGGCAATGGGCAGGTTTCCGAGATCGCCTTCTCCGTACCGCAGAACACGATCGGCGAATGGCTGACGAGGGCGATCACCCACCGGGTGCCGGTGGAAGGCCCGTTGCACGAATTCGGCGAGACGGTGTTGCGGTTGAAGGATCCAGACGGGATCATCGTCAAGCTCGTGGCGAACGGGCCTCCGATGCCTGACATGCCGGCGGACGGCCTGGCGGTGCAGCGCCTGCGTGCCGTCACCCTGCTGACCGAGACGCCGGAGGAGACGGCGGCATTCCTCGGCCGCTTCGGATATCGCCCGGGGCCCGCCTCCGGCACGCTGCAGAGGATGCTTTCCGACACCGATGCGGTCGACGTGCGGGACGCCAGTGGCTATGTGCTGGGGGTTCCCGGAACCGGGACGGCGGATCATGTCGCCTTCCGCGCCGCCGACCTTGCGGCCGTCGAACGGGCCGAGGCGGAGCTTTCCAGGCGCAACGCCTCCCCGACCACGCTCCACGACCGGAAGTACTTTACCTCGCTTTACGTCCGCGAACCGGGTGGAACGCTGATCGAGTTCGCGACCGACGGTCCTGGTTTTGCGATCGACGAGGAGCCAGGCCATCTCGGCGAGACGCTCTTCGTGCCGCCGCACGACCTTGAGCGGGCGGAAGACCTGAAGGTGCTGCTGCCACAGTTCTCCCTGCCGGGCGAGCCGCGCATGCCGCGCCGTAACCTCCCCTTCGTCCACCGCTTCTTCGTGCCGGAGACGCCGGGAGATGAGGCACTGGTGCTGCTGCATGGCAGCGGTGGCAACGAGGCGGCGCTGATGCCGCTTGCGCATCGGGTCGCGCCGCAGGCAACGCTTCTCGGCGTACGGGGCCGTGCGGCGGAGGAGGGTTTTCCCCGCTGGTTCCGGCGCCTGCCGGCGGGTCGCTTCGACCAGCAGGACATCCGCAGCGAAGCCGAGGCCTTCGCCGCCTTCGTTGAAGGCGGCATGGATGGTTACCGGCTTGATCCGGAGCAACTGGTCTTCCTCGGCCAGTCCAACGGCGCCAACTTTCTGGCGGCGGTCATGGCGCTCCATCCGGGACTTGTGCGCCGCGCCATCCTGCTGCGGCCCATGCTGGTTCTCGAAGAGCCGCCGGTTGTCGATCTCACCGGGACGGACGTGCTGATGGTAAGTGGCAGGCTGTATATTGCTGCACCGTCGGCGCGCCAACTGGTGGCCTGGCTGAGGGCCTGTGGGGCGCGGCTGACGAGCCACGTAATCGACGCTGGCCATCCGCTCACCGACCAGGATCCGCCATTAGTCAGGGAATGGCTGGAGAGCCAGCGCCAGATATGA
- a CDS encoding helix-turn-helix domain-containing protein: MESVPIDRSIAERVRILRAEQGLTLDELAEHSGVSRAMISRVERAEASPTAALLARLCEALGMTLSGFFAEVTDVSSPLSRQQEQRLWRDPHTGYLRRSVSPPGMPSRVDIVEVEFPPGARVSFPPRAESRSMTQHVWLLEGELQMTIGETVHHLQPGDCLFMDLGDAFDFHNPGQSPARYAVILDRGR, from the coding sequence ATGGAAAGCGTTCCAATCGATCGATCAATTGCCGAGCGTGTACGGATCCTGCGGGCAGAGCAGGGGCTGACCCTGGACGAACTCGCGGAACACTCCGGTGTCAGCCGGGCAATGATCTCCCGTGTCGAAAGGGCAGAGGCAAGCCCGACGGCAGCGCTGCTGGCGCGGCTGTGCGAAGCACTGGGAATGACGCTGTCCGGCTTTTTTGCCGAGGTGACGGATGTCTCGTCGCCGCTCAGTCGGCAGCAGGAACAAAGGCTCTGGCGAGACCCGCATACGGGTTACCTGCGCCGATCGGTTTCCCCGCCGGGCATGCCGAGCCGGGTGGACATCGTGGAGGTGGAGTTTCCGCCGGGCGCCCGGGTGAGTTTTCCGCCGCGCGCCGAGAGCCGCTCGATGACCCAGCATGTCTGGCTGCTGGAGGGGGAGTTGCAGATGACGATCGGCGAGACGGTGCACCATCTGCAGCCGGGCGACTGTCTGTTCATGGATCTCGGCGACGCCTTCGACTTCCACAATCCCGGTCAAAGTCCGGCAAGATATGCGGTCATCCTCGACCGCGGACGGTGA
- a CDS encoding GNAT family N-acetyltransferase encodes MATIHIADADAASAAIPALCEVLADCINGGASLGFMLPFTPEDATGYWGQVAEEVEVGRTILALAELEGRVVGTVQVGLATKPNQPHRGDLMKLLVHRSARGHGLSRPLMDAVEAEAARRGRTLLVLDTATGSEAERIYPRFGWERVGMIPEYAMWPDGGFCDTTLFYKRIGSYALPGASS; translated from the coding sequence ATGGCGACGATCCACATCGCCGACGCTGATGCAGCAAGCGCAGCCATACCGGCACTTTGCGAGGTTCTCGCCGACTGCATCAATGGCGGTGCCTCTCTGGGCTTCATGCTTCCCTTCACGCCCGAGGATGCGACGGGGTACTGGGGGCAGGTCGCCGAGGAGGTCGAGGTGGGTCGGACGATCCTGGCACTCGCGGAGCTGGAGGGCAGGGTGGTCGGCACGGTGCAGGTCGGACTGGCGACCAAACCGAACCAGCCGCATCGCGGCGACCTGATGAAGCTGCTCGTGCACCGTTCGGCCCGCGGCCACGGCCTATCGCGCCCGCTGATGGACGCGGTGGAGGCCGAGGCGGCGCGACGCGGCCGCACACTGCTGGTATTGGATACGGCCACCGGCAGCGAGGCGGAACGCATCTACCCACGTTTCGGTTGGGAGCGGGTAGGCATGATACCGGAATATGCGATGTGGCCGGATGGCGGGTTCTGCGACACCACCTTGTTCTACAAGCGGATTGGTAGCTATGCGTTGCCGGGTGCGTCGTCCTGA
- a CDS encoding TRAP transporter substrate-binding protein translates to MDRRRFLRQAATAGAGAATAATLAAPAIAQEQPQITWRLTSSFPKNLDIIFGAANEIADSVKNATDGRFTIQVFAAGEIVPGLQAADAVANGTVEMAHTCSYYYIGQDPAFALGTAIPFGLNARMTNAWFETGGTDMINEFLAPRNLYALPAGNSGTQMGGWFRKEINTIDDLKGLKMRIAGLAGQIMTKVGVTPQQIAAGDVYPALEKGTIDATEFVGPYDDQKLGFHKVAKYYYYPAWWEGGPAMHAFFNLDKWNGLPKSYQQILANACASANNKMLANYDAQNATALKQLVAEGAILKPFSQEVMEACYKAAMETYAELSEKSPDFKKLYDSQLAFKKDAYLWAQVAEYSFDTFMMIQQRNGAL, encoded by the coding sequence ATGGACCGCAGAAGATTCTTGAGACAGGCCGCAACGGCCGGCGCGGGCGCCGCAACGGCCGCCACGCTTGCCGCCCCGGCCATCGCCCAGGAGCAGCCGCAGATCACCTGGCGGCTCACCTCGTCATTCCCGAAGAACCTCGACATCATCTTCGGCGCCGCCAACGAGATCGCCGACAGTGTCAAGAACGCGACCGATGGCCGGTTCACCATTCAGGTGTTCGCTGCCGGCGAGATCGTCCCGGGCCTCCAGGCCGCCGATGCCGTTGCCAATGGCACGGTCGAAATGGCCCATACCTGCTCCTACTACTACATCGGCCAGGATCCGGCCTTTGCGCTCGGAACTGCCATACCGTTCGGCCTGAATGCGCGCATGACCAATGCGTGGTTCGAGACGGGCGGTACGGACATGATCAACGAGTTCCTGGCTCCGCGGAACCTCTACGCGCTGCCCGCGGGCAACAGCGGCACCCAGATGGGCGGCTGGTTCCGCAAGGAAATCAATACGATCGACGATCTCAAGGGTCTGAAGATGCGGATCGCCGGCCTTGCCGGGCAGATCATGACGAAGGTGGGCGTCACGCCGCAGCAGATCGCGGCCGGCGACGTTTATCCGGCTCTGGAGAAGGGTACGATCGACGCAACGGAATTCGTCGGACCGTATGACGACCAGAAGCTCGGCTTCCACAAGGTCGCCAAGTACTACTACTATCCCGCCTGGTGGGAAGGCGGCCCGGCCATGCATGCCTTCTTCAACCTGGACAAGTGGAACGGCCTGCCGAAGAGCTATCAGCAGATCCTCGCCAATGCCTGTGCCTCCGCCAACAACAAGATGCTGGCCAATTACGACGCGCAGAATGCAACGGCCCTCAAGCAACTGGTCGCCGAAGGCGCCATCCTCAAGCCCTTCAGCCAGGAGGTGATGGAAGCCTGCTACAAGGCGGCCATGGAGACCTATGCGGAGCTTTCGGAAAAGAGCCCCGACTTCAAGAAGCTCTATGACAGCCAATTGGCCTTCAAGAAGGACGCCTACCTCTGGGCTCAGGTGGCGGAGTACAGTTTCGACACTTTCATGATGATCCAGCAACGCAATGGTGCGCTGTAG